One region of Rhodocaloribacter litoris genomic DNA includes:
- a CDS encoding IS3 family transposase (programmed frameshift): MPRTRPAYPTEFRQRLVELAQAGRSPRELAEEFEPSEQTIRTWIKQAERDEGTRTDGLTSREREELRQLRKENRRLQQERDILGKGRGLVCSGDERDTEAIFTFIDAHQAEFPIRVMCAVLAVSTSGYYAWRNRVPSQRARDDAMLTEQIHAIHAWSRGTYGAPRIHAELKDQGVHVGCKRVARLMRAAGLHGISRRKGPTTTRRREGARPAPDLVERDFTATEPNQLWVADITYVPTAAGFLYLAVVLDAFSRRIVGWSMANHLRTELVVAALEMALEQRKPEAVIHHSDQGSQYTSIAFGVHCREAGVEPSMGSVGDCYDNAMCESFFATLECELIDREAFATRAEARMAIFDYIEGWYNPHRRHSALEYQSPVSYERRHQSQVAAESC; the protein is encoded by the exons ATGCCACGAACACGTCCCGCGTATCCTACCGAGTTCCGCCAGCGACTCGTCGAACTGGCTCAGGCCGGTCGTAGCCCGCGTGAACTCGCTGAAGAATTTGAACCCTCCGAACAAACCATCCGCACCTGGATCAAACAAGCTGAGCGCGACGAGGGTACCCGCACCGACGGGCTCACCTCGAGAGAGCGCGAGGAGCTGCGCCAACTCCGCAAGGAGAACCGTCGTCTCCAGCAGGAGCGCGACATCCTGG GCAAAGGCCGCGGCCTGGTTTGCTCAGGAGACGAACGTGATACCGAAGCGATCTTCACGTTCATAGACGCCCACCAGGCCGAATTCCCCATCCGCGTCATGTGTGCAGTCCTGGCGGTCTCCACCAGCGGCTACTACGCCTGGCGCAACCGAGTCCCTTCCCAGCGAGCCCGAGACGACGCGATGCTGACCGAGCAGATCCATGCCATCCACGCGTGGTCCCGCGGCACCTATGGCGCCCCCCGTATCCATGCCGAACTCAAGGATCAAGGCGTGCATGTGGGGTGCAAGCGTGTAGCTCGTTTGATGCGAGCAGCCGGCTTGCACGGCATTAGCCGCCGCAAAGGACCCACCACGACGCGGCGGAGGGAGGGAGCTAGACCCGCGCCGGATCTCGTCGAGCGGGATTTCACCGCGACCGAGCCGAACCAGTTGTGGGTGGCCGACATCACCTACGTGCCGACGGCGGCCGGCTTCCTGTACCTGGCTGTTGTGCTCGACGCGTTCAGTCGCCGTATCGTGGGCTGGTCGATGGCCAATCACTTGAGGACGGAGCTGGTGGTCGCCGCGTTGGAGATGGCGCTTGAGCAGCGGAAGCCGGAGGCGGTCATCCATCACTCCGACCAGGGGTCGCAGTACACCTCGATTGCCTTCGGGGTGCACTGTCGGGAAGCGGGTGTGGAGCCGTCAATGGGCTCGGTCGGTGACTGCTACGATAACGCCATGTGCGAGAGCTTCTTCGCTACGCTTGAATGCGAACTCATCGACCGTGAGGCCTTCGCGACGCGGGCCGAGGCGCGGATGGCGATCTTCGACTACATTGAAGGGTGGTACAACCCGCATCGGCGGCACTCGGCCCTGGAGTATCAGTCGCCGGTGAGCTACGAAAGAAGACACCAATCACAGGTCGCAGCCGAAAGCTGCTGA
- a CDS encoding DUF4007 family protein, which translates to MATTFSFSGHETFPLRFNWLKKAADAVNRRPTIFSSDEAIAEFGVGKNMVRSIRHWGLATGVLEPDPDAEDRTALRVSDFGIYLLGDDGADPYCEDTATLWLLHWLLCRSPERATLWHFVFGHWREGALELRNLQPVLERWLAERGGTMPSASTLHRDLQCLQNTYIAPRSKGIHLEDVAGCPLASLGLLYENGGVIYLREGRQRGLPPEIFAYAVLDYWDQTFPETETLSAQEVLFRRASPGQVFLLSEEQAFDLVNRIETFDEVPFRYDNTAGLQQFYRTPGVTPQAMLDRYYARVLHTAS; encoded by the coding sequence TTCCCGTTACGGTTCAACTGGCTAAAAAAGGCCGCTGATGCCGTCAATCGGCGACCTACGATATTCAGTTCCGATGAAGCCATTGCGGAGTTTGGCGTCGGTAAAAACATGGTCCGCTCTATCCGGCACTGGGGCCTAGCGACGGGGGTGCTGGAGCCGGACCCCGATGCAGAGGACCGAACGGCTCTGCGCGTGTCCGACTTCGGGATCTACTTGCTTGGCGACGATGGAGCGGATCCTTACTGCGAGGACACTGCGACACTGTGGCTACTACACTGGCTACTTTGCCGGTCGCCTGAACGGGCCACGCTATGGCATTTCGTTTTCGGTCACTGGCGTGAGGGTGCGCTCGAGCTACGCAACCTGCAACCCGTCCTCGAGCGATGGCTGGCCGAGCGAGGTGGCACGATGCCATCGGCTTCGACATTACATCGCGACCTGCAGTGCCTTCAGAACACGTACATCGCGCCGCGTTCGAAGGGGATACACCTGGAGGATGTAGCGGGGTGCCCCCTGGCTTCGCTGGGTTTACTCTACGAAAACGGCGGCGTGATCTACCTGCGTGAAGGTCGGCAGCGTGGCCTACCGCCGGAGATCTTCGCGTATGCGGTGCTCGATTACTGGGACCAAACCTTTCCAGAGACAGAGACACTGTCGGCGCAGGAAGTGCTGTTTCGGCGAGCGAGTCCGGGGCAGGTGTTCCTGCTGAGCGAGGAGCAAGCTTTTGACTTGGTCAATCGGATCGAGACGTTTGATGAGGTCCCGTTCCGCTACGACAACACAGCCGGCCTTCAACAGTTTTACCGTACGCCGGGCGTAACGCCGCAGGCTATGCTCGATCGCTACTATGCCCGTGTCCTGCATACGGCATCATGA
- a CDS encoding phosphoadenosine phosphosulfate reductase family protein, with the protein MSKVRHIVAFSGGKDSSALAIYLHDPERWRRALGKQGLPPRPPLEEAEYVFCDTGTELAETYDYLDRLEAYLGRPIQRLRANVPPSKPGEPDKTPFDHYLELYGGFLPSPNMRWCTRMLKLKPFEDYIGDDPVISYVGIRADEGEWRVDPETQRKYFQHRKGYISTKPNIKTVFPFIEDGLVKADIYRILDDSGVGRPDYYTWRSRSGCYFCFFQRKSEWVGLLEHHPDLYKRAMEYEKIDPETGERFTWSDAESLAELARPERIAEIKRRTKEREERLRKSRANVTLMEQFFDEVRDLEDSGAGCNICHL; encoded by the coding sequence ATGAGTAAAGTCCGGCACATCGTCGCCTTCAGCGGGGGAAAGGATAGTAGTGCGCTCGCCATCTATTTGCACGACCCCGAGCGTTGGCGCCGGGCGCTCGGCAAGCAGGGACTTCCTCCGCGCCCGCCTTTGGAAGAGGCCGAGTATGTATTCTGTGACACCGGTACCGAGCTGGCCGAGACGTACGACTACCTTGACCGGCTTGAAGCCTACCTCGGGCGGCCTATCCAGCGGCTCCGTGCCAACGTGCCACCGAGCAAGCCCGGCGAGCCGGACAAGACACCCTTCGATCACTACCTCGAACTCTACGGCGGCTTTCTACCTAGCCCGAACATGCGGTGGTGCACCCGGATGCTGAAGTTGAAGCCGTTCGAAGACTACATCGGCGACGACCCGGTGATCAGTTACGTCGGCATCCGAGCGGATGAAGGCGAATGGCGCGTCGATCCAGAGACACAGCGCAAGTATTTCCAGCATCGCAAAGGGTACATCAGCACGAAGCCCAACATCAAAACCGTTTTTCCTTTCATTGAAGATGGCCTCGTAAAAGCCGATATCTACCGTATACTCGACGATAGCGGCGTTGGCCGCCCGGACTATTATACATGGCGTTCACGCAGCGGCTGCTACTTCTGCTTTTTCCAGCGCAAGAGCGAGTGGGTCGGCCTGCTTGAGCACCACCCGGACCTGTACAAGCGAGCGATGGAGTATGAAAAGATCGACCCCGAGACGGGAGAACGTTTTACCTGGTCGGATGCCGAGTCGCTGGCTGAGCTGGCCCGGCCTGAGCGCATCGCCGAGATCAAGCGCCGGACCAAGGAGCGCGAAGAACGCCTCCGGAAAAGCCGTGCCAACGTGACGCTCATGGAGCAGTTTTTCGACGAGGTGCGCGACCTGGAAGACAGCGGCGCGGGGTGCAATATTTGCCATCTATAG